The region AAAATTCTGCTCTGAAGACTGACTGGTATTCTAGTTGTCATTAGTACTGACTTACGAATGTTATCTGCACTCTTTTAGTCACTGGAAAGCACCAGGCGGATGCTTCAGATGGCAGAGGAGGTGAGAGTTGTTTGACCATTCTTACTGTATCACATTCGGTAAAGTGACACACTATTTTGCAAATTGAAGTGGAAAAGTAATCTAAGTGGAAATGGTAAAATATTCTGTTGTTTAAGTCTCACACTGAATGTATGTACACGTTTATTTACAGAGCAAGGAAACAGGAGTCAAAACCATGACCATGCTAGACCAACAGGGGGGTGAGTGACTCTCACTCATCTTTGTTCCCAAAACCTTTGTGGCAATGCCTGTTCTGTTGGCCTGTGGGcactacatgttattttagctttttttttggccaactCTAACACACGCTCTTAAGCTGAGCAAATAATTTTAAGGTCTTTGAGCCATTATATCATGTGTTGGTGGAAGAGTAGAACAAAAGTATACAATACTGTGGTTCCAGAGGACTTTGAAGAGAAACTCATCTGTCATGAGAACTTCTCAAACATACATCCTCActttaaactgttttctgttgCCAAGATTGCAGAAATGTAGGTTTTAGAACTTCATAACTACTGTTACATCTCTCATTGTGTCCCTGGCCTTGTCTTGTTTTGTCGTGCAGAGCAACTGAGGCGTGTGGAGCAAGGCATGGACCAGATTAATGAAGACATGAGACAGGCTGAGAAGAATCTGACCGACTTGTCCAAATGCTgcggcttgtgtgtgtgtccctgtgacAGGTAGGCTTATGTATACAGGTTTAGTGCCAATTAGTAAGACTTCAGAGTATCTATGCATTGTTACAATAATTAATTGCCATTTGATAATTGTCAGGGTGAAGTCTATTGAGCACGACGGCAGATATAAACGAACCTGGGGAACAGGCGGTGACAACGCCAGCTCAGGAGAGGGTGGAGAGGGCGGCGGCGGTGTCGTCTCCACCCAGCCAACTGGTGTCCGCAATGGCCAGGTCGTGGCTTCTGGCCCCTATGTCAAGAGGTGAGGAAAAACGGCTCGTTTTGGTCTGTTATAATGCACGCATGTCACATTTTAATTTGCAAACAGTTTACAGATGTAGTATGTAGATTGATTATGATGAAAATAATCTGTCCTCAGCTTGAAATTGAATGTAATTGGAGGATTTGCATTTTTAACTATACTTTTGCACTGGATTaggttgaagtgtgtgtgtctgtgtgtgacgtgtgtttgGCAGGATAACAAACGATGCTCGAGAGGATGAGATGGAACAGAATCTGGAACAGGTTGGCGGTATCATCGATAACCTGAAGACCATGGCCCTGGACATGGGTAACGAGATTGACAAGCAGAACAAAACCATCGATCGCATCACAGATAAGGTAAGGCCACTGGTAGCACCCCATAAGGCTCCCTCTATGAGAGATCTGTGGACCAAAGGGTCTGATCTAGTGCCATGTCCCAGGCCTGCTCTATGGTCTGTGGTTCCATGTTTGTGTGACGTTCTGTGCTAGACGCTGCTGGAGaccacactctctttctctttacaggCTGATATGAATAAAGCACGCATTGATGAGGCCAACCAGAGAGCCAACAAGCTTCTGTAGATGAGGGAACTTTACCACTGTCGACTAAGAgcctcaatacacacacacacacacacacacacacacacacacatgcatacatacatacacacacgaagTTAAACACTTTCTGCGAGAACACAGATTTAATTCTGAAAATATTCCAGTACCACCCTTGTgcctttttttgtagttgtcCACATGCTTATTTGTACATagcccacatgcacacacacacagcctctctcacaATCAAGTCTTCACCCTTTATCTGTGAGATTTCAGTGCTTGACACACAGGCAGTGGTTGTATGTGAAACAATGTCACCTCTGGTCTCCTGTGTGCTGCTGTCCTACTGCCTGTCTGTAATGTATGTattgtttgtaatgtgtgtgttgttaattGGAGGGGCTGGAGTATTCATGGTCCTCTGCTACTCTATGTGCTGTATATAGTCAGCTGATGTCCTGTCCACTCATTTTCATTGGCCGATGCCTCTCCATCTCAGTGATAGAActtctgtgtctatgtgtgttgatctctctcagtctgtcatGTGGGTTCCATCTACCCCTGTCATGTTTGATTCATCctgtaattattgttattattattattttgtagtcAGATTTCCTTTTTTGAGATTGTGCTTATATTTAATTATCATGAAAACATTATAAACCATGACttgtgaataatttttttttttttttttaagggattATCTCTTGCCCCTGCCCTTAGCTTTATCTTTATTCGATGTGAATGTGAGATGTTTTTAAGAGTTGGTTAAACTTGTTTGTGGTTTGGACTGAACATGCCTACAGAATTTTATGACCATAAGGTCAAATTTTGGTTTAAACTATGAACCTCCACTTAATTACCACCTGTTAGTTTTAGAAATATGGCTTATTATTGAACAAATGCTTGTATTTTATGTCTAATAAAGCAAATCTAATTCTTCAGTCATGTGTCAGTGACATTGTGTGTAACCCCTTCATTCTAAATTGGAGAATTTAGCTTTTAGAGTTTCAAACTTTAAATGCACACAGTTTGGTTGTCACATGTTTGTTATACTGACTAATCTGAGGGTGAACAGAAGAGTGGCACAAGGTTTAATAAAGAATGTTTTGTGTTGGTACACAAATAGTAGATTTTTGCAGAGAGTGGTCTCTTTTAATGATATAAGACAGTTGAGAAGCATTTTTAGGTTAATGTATGACCTAAGTAATGTATCATTTTGTCCAAGAGAAgtcagctgcaaaaaaaaaaaaaagaaaaaattacaaGAACTGGagcaccacttttttttttttttttttaacactattTCCTTTAGATCTTATTTGGTCATGTATCGTGTGACCAGGAGAGGTCGCAGTTAATCCTTTTCAGCCTTCTCTTGGCATAGACAGTGAGTGGGTGtttatccccctttttttttaattttgtttgctctgtttatCTTAACGAAATGCTCACAGAACATGGCTGCTAGTCTCAGTGTTTGCAAGCTTTAACTCATTATTTTAGACCAAAGAGAAACTTTCCTGTGTATTTATCAGTAAACACTATCTTCCTGTTTGACAgttttcctgtttaaatatGTGCCATGTAACACATTGTGACACTCAGTATTCGGCACTCAGTGTATTATAGAGTTAATCTAAAAACAAATGGCCAAAACGCAAAACTTAATCCCTAACCACAACCTTACACCATCCAATAAGCTTaccatttactttttttttgtttagcaaATAACCTTGTCACAGAGGATGTAAATAGATGGATAAAGTAAACTAAGATGATCTTGGCTTTCAACTACAGTGTGCCCTCATAACTGCATAAAATGCTAATGTGTGCATATTTTACCTGTTTGTTTATATGAGTATTCCTCAGAGTGCGTGGATAGAATAATATCACATTAGTATCTTCATGCACCGACGTTCCGTTAAATGTGTTTAAGTGGCTTTGAGAAAACACTCGTTGGTGCGAGAGGTGAAATGTAGTTATGAATGTAGTTTCCCGTTCTAATTTCTCATTATCCAAGGAAAAAATCATGAGCTATGGATGTAATCATGACGTTGGTACAAGTGTCTCTTTCCATAATTTTGCTGGAAAAACCAACTATTCTGCACTTCCATATAAAGATAAAATACCAACAGGTGTTCATATAATCCAGAGCTCTGTGGTTGGCACTTTCAGATGGGgttaaaatatttctctgttttgaacACTCTAAGAAATATTGAAATCCATTAGACCAAATCATTATCACTAAAGCTCAGCATCCACTTCCGGTTTGAAGCTTAAACTATGGGGACTAAGGAGTTTTTTAGAAATTTGTTTCCGCTGAAATGGCAAAAGCTCTGAAAACAATGGAAAGTATGAACCATTCCTGTGGAGGAAAAGAGTGAATCAGGGCCCTTCTTTTTTCCTGCTGTAATGGTTCCCCTTTTGAATCTCCCTTCATATTCACGGTGAGAAAGTTTAACAAGTGACTTTCTGAtgcttctgtctttgtgtcagtGGATACTGTCCTAAGATGAAAGAATCCACTGATCACAGTGGAGCACAAAATTATGCAGCTGCCACCAAATCTCAAAAACATTCACATCTCGTACGTAAATATTCCTTGCATTCCAGTTTATTTTCCTCATTCCAAAAGCCTAATCTCACTTGCTGATGTAAGCTCACTGTATTAGATGGCCAAAACCACCATCTTTGACTTTTTCTCTGTTACTGCCACT is a window of Chanos chanos chromosome 10, fChaCha1.1, whole genome shotgun sequence DNA encoding:
- the LOC115822818 gene encoding synaptosomal-associated protein 23 isoform X1; translation: MADMSVEEITARANQVTDESLESTRRMLQMAEESKETGVKTMTMLDQQGEQLRRVEQGMDQINEDMRQAEKNLTDLSKCCGLCVCPCDRVKSIEHDGRYKRTWGTGGDNASSGEGGEGGGGVVSTQPTGVRNGQVVASGPYVKRITNDAREDEMEQNLEQVGGIIDNLKTMALDMGNEIDKQNKTIDRITDKADMNKARIDEANQRANKLL
- the LOC115822818 gene encoding synaptosomal-associated protein 23 isoform X2; protein product: MDQINEDMRQAEKNLTDLSKCCGLCVCPCDRVKSIEHDGRYKRTWGTGGDNASSGEGGEGGGGVVSTQPTGVRNGQVVASGPYVKRITNDAREDEMEQNLEQVGGIIDNLKTMALDMGNEIDKQNKTIDRITDKADMNKARIDEANQRANKLL